From Hymenobacter sedentarius, a single genomic window includes:
- a CDS encoding glycoside hydrolase family 43 protein: MPSRRDFLLQATTGLAALAVAGQAAARAAGTYTNPVYAGQFPDPFVLRHQGHYYAFGTTGQGRTADGRIFTLLTSDNLVNWKNAGGALTPPAGAEGADFWAPEVVYHQGTFYMYYSMGGGAIAATVGHRLHVATSKKPEGPYTQVALLDVPASKFTIDAHPYQDTDGQWYLFYARDFIDSDNGYRPGTGLVVDRLLNMTRLAGESRTVMRARHDWTVFEKNRTMPLYGNKTFAEWHTLEGPFVRRHGGKYYCFYSGANFLTPRYGVDYCVANSIMGPYSDQGAANGPRVLHAVAGHVRGPGHHSHVMSPNGKTEYLVYHAWNKAMTERQLCIDKLAWTADGPRCVGPTYTPQPVPA; this comes from the coding sequence ATGCCCTCCCGCCGTGATTTTCTGCTGCAAGCCACTACCGGCCTGGCCGCTTTGGCCGTAGCCGGCCAGGCCGCCGCCCGTGCGGCAGGCACCTACACCAACCCCGTGTACGCCGGCCAGTTCCCCGACCCGTTTGTGCTGCGGCACCAGGGGCACTACTACGCCTTTGGCACCACCGGGCAGGGCCGCACCGCCGATGGCCGCATTTTCACCCTGCTCACTTCCGATAACCTGGTGAACTGGAAAAACGCAGGCGGCGCCCTCACGCCGCCGGCCGGCGCCGAAGGGGCCGACTTTTGGGCGCCCGAAGTGGTGTACCACCAGGGCACGTTCTACATGTACTACTCCATGGGCGGCGGGGCCATTGCGGCCACCGTGGGCCACCGCCTGCACGTGGCCACCAGCAAAAAGCCCGAGGGCCCTTACACGCAAGTGGCCTTGCTGGACGTGCCCGCCAGCAAGTTTACCATCGATGCCCACCCGTACCAGGACACCGACGGGCAGTGGTATTTGTTCTACGCCCGCGACTTCATCGATTCGGACAACGGCTACCGCCCCGGCACCGGCCTCGTGGTAGACCGCCTCCTCAATATGACCCGCCTAGCCGGCGAAAGCCGCACCGTGATGCGCGCCCGCCACGACTGGACGGTGTTTGAGAAAAACCGCACCATGCCGCTCTACGGCAACAAAACCTTCGCCGAGTGGCACACCCTGGAAGGGCCCTTTGTGCGCCGGCACGGCGGCAAGTACTACTGCTTTTATAGCGGCGCCAACTTCCTCACGCCCCGCTACGGCGTAGACTATTGTGTAGCCAACTCCATTATGGGGCCGTATTCGGACCAGGGCGCGGCCAACGGCCCGCGCGTGCTGCACGCCGTGGCCGGCCACGTGCGCGGCCCCGGCCACCACTCCCACGTGATGAGCCCCAACGGCAAGACCGAATACCTGGTGTATCACGCCTGGAACAAGGCCATGACCGAGCGCCAGCTCTGCATCGATAAGCTGGCCTGGACGGCCGATGGGCCGCGTTGCGTGGGCCCCACCTACACGCCCCAGCCCGTGCCGGCATAG
- a CDS encoding family 43 glycosylhydrolase, with product MNHLLRRLLFVLSSLFLASPGFAQAPAATVPTFTNPLLPAGADPWSIYHEGYYYYTHTTGRNITLWKTKSLSQLKTAPSKVVWTPPATGPNSRDIWAPELHYLRGKWYLYYAADAGTNQTHRLWVLENASPDPLQGTWTDKGQLTDATNKWAIDGSVFENNGQLYLVWSGWEDDVNGRQNIYLARLKNPWTVDGPRLKVSTPVFGWERNGDLNAADNPPHVDVNEGPEVLRHGDKLVLIYSASGCWTDFYALGMLTAPVGSDLLQPGSWTKSPVPVFQQDPAAKVFAPGHNSFFKSPDGTQDWILYHANDEAGQGCGRFRSPRAQAFTWSADGLPVFGKPVAPGQPLARPSGE from the coding sequence ATGAATCATCTGCTCCGGCGGCTGCTCTTTGTTCTGTCGTCCCTGTTCCTGGCCAGCCCGGGTTTCGCGCAGGCGCCCGCCGCGACGGTGCCCACCTTCACCAACCCCCTGCTGCCCGCCGGGGCCGACCCGTGGAGCATTTACCACGAGGGCTATTATTACTACACCCACACCACGGGCCGCAACATCACGCTCTGGAAAACCAAGTCGTTGAGCCAGCTCAAGACCGCGCCCAGCAAAGTGGTGTGGACACCGCCGGCCACCGGCCCCAACTCGCGCGACATCTGGGCGCCCGAGCTGCACTACCTCCGCGGCAAGTGGTACCTGTACTACGCCGCCGACGCCGGCACCAACCAAACCCACCGCCTGTGGGTGCTGGAAAACGCCTCGCCCGACCCGCTGCAAGGCACCTGGACCGACAAAGGCCAGCTCACCGACGCCACCAACAAATGGGCTATTGACGGCTCCGTGTTCGAAAACAACGGCCAGCTGTACCTGGTGTGGTCCGGGTGGGAAGACGACGTGAACGGCCGCCAAAACATCTACTTGGCCCGCCTGAAAAACCCCTGGACCGTGGACGGCCCGCGCCTGAAGGTGTCCACCCCGGTATTTGGCTGGGAGCGCAACGGCGACCTGAACGCCGCCGACAACCCGCCGCACGTCGACGTGAACGAGGGGCCGGAGGTGTTGCGGCACGGCGACAAGCTGGTGCTGATTTATTCGGCCAGCGGCTGCTGGACCGATTTCTACGCCTTGGGCATGCTTACGGCGCCCGTGGGCAGCGACCTGCTGCAGCCCGGCTCCTGGACCAAGTCGCCGGTGCCGGTATTTCAGCAGGACCCGGCCGCCAAGGTCTTCGCGCCCGGCCACAACTCCTTTTTTAAGTCGCCCGATGGCACGCAGGACTGGATATTGTACCACGCCAACGACGAGGCCGGCCAGGGCTGCGGGCGGTTCCGCTCGCCCCGCGCCCAGGCCTTCACCTGGAGTGCCGACGGCCTCCCGGTTTTTGGCAAGCCGGTAGCGCCGGGCCAGCCCCTGGCCCGGCCCTCGGGCGAGTAG
- a CDS encoding zinc dependent phospholipase C family protein: MPRLIILLLALALAGATRPAAAYSVLTHQANIDSTWERCLVPAIKARYPGTTDEQLTDAKAYAYGGAIIQDMGYYPFGSPLFTNLTHYVRSGDFVRNLIHQSRDRNDYAFALGALAHYEADLNGHPEGTNRAMASVYPELKAKFGDVITYHEAPKQHTQLEFAFDVVQLASGKYHSQDYHQKIGFKVGKSVLERAFLQTYGLELGQVIVNVDLSIASFRFAVSQLIPTAARSAWHYKRKDILKISPGARRRDYLQRNSPRKFRKEYGPEYQKPGFGARIISYFIRILPKIGPLKPFAFKLPTPEAQQYFRASFQKVMVNYCRDLARQPADTAAAPLALLNVDFDTGHVTRAGEYPLADETYGELLRKLANKKFENLNPLTRQNILAFYGDHPKAPASEEEKERNKQRETQEALAQLKAIK, translated from the coding sequence ATGCCTCGTCTCATTATTCTGCTACTGGCGCTGGCGCTGGCCGGTGCCACCCGCCCGGCGGCCGCCTACTCGGTGCTCACGCACCAGGCCAATATTGATTCGACGTGGGAGCGCTGCCTGGTGCCGGCCATTAAGGCCCGGTACCCGGGCACTACCGACGAACAATTGACCGATGCCAAGGCGTATGCCTACGGCGGGGCCATTATTCAGGACATGGGATATTACCCCTTTGGCTCGCCTCTGTTCACCAACCTCACCCATTACGTGCGCTCCGGCGACTTCGTGCGCAACCTCATCCACCAATCGCGCGACCGCAACGACTACGCCTTTGCCCTGGGCGCCCTGGCCCACTACGAAGCCGACCTCAACGGCCACCCCGAAGGCACCAACCGTGCCATGGCGTCCGTATACCCGGAGCTGAAAGCCAAATTCGGCGACGTCATTACCTATCATGAAGCCCCCAAGCAGCACACCCAACTCGAATTTGCGTTCGACGTGGTGCAGCTGGCCAGCGGCAAGTACCACAGCCAGGACTACCACCAGAAGATAGGCTTCAAGGTGGGGAAATCGGTGCTGGAACGGGCCTTCCTGCAGACCTACGGCCTGGAGCTGGGCCAGGTGATAGTGAACGTGGACCTGAGCATTGCCAGCTTCCGCTTTGCCGTGAGCCAGCTCATCCCCACGGCGGCCCGCTCGGCCTGGCACTACAAGCGCAAGGACATCCTGAAAATCAGCCCCGGCGCGCGGCGGCGCGACTACCTGCAGCGCAACAGCCCCAGGAAGTTCCGCAAAGAATACGGCCCCGAGTACCAGAAGCCCGGTTTCGGCGCCCGCATCATTTCCTACTTCATCCGGATACTGCCCAAAATCGGCCCGCTCAAGCCCTTTGCTTTCAAGCTGCCTACGCCCGAGGCGCAGCAATATTTCCGGGCCAGCTTCCAGAAGGTAATGGTGAACTACTGCCGCGATTTGGCGCGCCAGCCCGCCGATACGGCGGCCGCTCCGCTGGCCCTGCTCAATGTCGACTTTGATACCGGCCACGTCACGCGCGCCGGCGAGTACCCGCTGGCCGATGAAACCTACGGCGAACTGCTGCGCAAACTGGCCAACAAGAAGTTTGAAAACCTCAACCCGCTGACGCGCCAGAATATCCTGGCTTTCTACGGCGACCACCCCAAAGCGCCCGCCTCGGAAGAAGAAAAGGAACGCAACAAGCAGCGCGAAACCCAGGAAGCCCTCGCGCAGCTCAAGGCCATTAAGTAG
- a CDS encoding T9SS type A sorting domain-containing protein — MKPNTPKSLVLALLLVLSAAIAGMAQGGYYRGGPAGPARPENNAYFQANVLPVLRQQRQKLEPQLDAADRAQLATYRTQLAALKQQGQALRQSIAPAGPPAGERPVLTEAQRQQVQQLHSQTRTIMLSAAQMAQKYEAPIRQLAQEVQPQKEKWAADIKGIISKNATPEQQQRIAQRSGREWGRGGMHRFFKPAMFLLMDPNAPAASPTDGSSGSTSFYPNPAAATSQLNFDVKKAGPVTVDLLDGNGNKLRTLVSEANVEKGAHTQSLDLRDLPTGTYFYKITTRSGSETKRFVKE, encoded by the coding sequence ATGAAGCCAAACACGCCCAAATCTCTGGTGCTGGCGCTGCTGCTGGTCCTATCTGCTGCCATAGCCGGTATGGCTCAGGGCGGCTACTACCGCGGCGGCCCGGCCGGGCCTGCTCGCCCCGAAAACAACGCCTATTTCCAAGCCAACGTGCTGCCCGTGCTGCGGCAGCAGCGCCAGAAGCTGGAGCCGCAGCTAGACGCCGCCGACCGCGCCCAACTAGCCACCTACCGCACCCAGCTGGCCGCACTAAAGCAGCAGGGCCAGGCCCTGCGCCAGAGCATTGCCCCGGCTGGCCCTCCGGCCGGCGAGCGCCCCGTACTCACCGAGGCCCAGCGGCAGCAGGTGCAGCAGCTCCACTCGCAAACGAGAACCATCATGCTCAGCGCAGCCCAGATGGCGCAGAAATACGAGGCCCCCATCCGGCAGCTGGCCCAGGAAGTGCAGCCCCAGAAAGAAAAATGGGCGGCTGACATCAAGGGCATCATAAGCAAAAACGCCACGCCCGAGCAGCAGCAAAGAATAGCCCAACGTAGTGGCAGGGAGTGGGGCCGCGGCGGCATGCATCGGTTCTTCAAGCCCGCCATGTTCCTGCTGATGGACCCCAACGCCCCCGCCGCCAGCCCCACCGATGGCAGCTCGGGGAGCACCAGCTTCTACCCCAACCCCGCCGCTGCCACCAGCCAGCTCAACTTCGATGTAAAGAAGGCCGGCCCGGTCACCGTCGACTTACTCGACGGCAATGGCAACAAGCTGCGCACGCTAGTATCGGAGGCCAACGTTGAAAAGGGCGCCCACACCCAGTCCTTGGATTTGCGCGACCTGCCCACTGGCACGTATTTCTACAAAATTACCACCCGTTCGGGCAGCGAGACCAAGCGGTTTGTGAAGGAGTAA
- a CDS encoding efflux RND transporter permease subunit produces the protein MSLSSTSINRPVLAIVMSLVIIIFGVIGFRYLSIREYPSVDPPIITVSASYTGASADVMQGQVTEPLEEGINGIAGIKNLTSNSRDGRTQITVEFDLDADLESAANDVRDKVSSAQGRLPRDIDPPVVSKANADSQPIVMTYLSSNKRTLLELTDYANNTLKERIQTIPGVSEVRVYGERKYSMRLWLDPVKLSALRVSPVEVQQALTRENVELPSGSVQGQSTQLTLRTMGRLSSVEDFNNLIIRKDAVSLIRLSDIGYAELYPENDQTIFKVNGVPMVGLAVIPQPGSNQIDIATEFNKRIKIYEKDLPKDLVLKPGFDNSIFIRKSISEVEHTIIEAFVLVVIIIFLFLRDWRSTIIPVVAIPVSLVGIFFVMYLLNFSINVLTLLAIVLAIGLVVDDAIVVLENIYSRIEDGEDPKTAAIKGSEEILMAVVSTTVVLAAVFLPVVFLTGITGRLFREFGIVVAGSVLISAFVSLTLTPMMCSRLLKREEKHNWFYRKTEPFFEKMIGAYQGSLQTFLRNRWMAWAMIAVTGGGIWFFMKTLPSELAPIEDRSRIIVNATGPEGASFEFMDKYMDQVTKLVMDSVGEKNLSSVFAVTSPGFAGGSNSGIARVLLVEADQREKTQDDIAKKLTNGVKRLSAARTSVSQDQSIGSGGGGGLPVQFVVQTQDFEKLRTAVPKFLDLARQDPTFQFVDVNLKFNKPELRVNIDREKAQSLGVSVQSISQTLQAGLSGQRYGYFIRNGKQYQIIGQVAREDRNQPLDVRLLSVKNVKGELVQLDNVIRLEESSTPPQLYRFNRYNSATFSASLAPGKTLGDGIAAMRAIAEKNLDDTFTTELSGASRDFEESSSSLLFAFGLALVLIYLVLAAQFESFRDPVIIMVTVPLALSGALLSLWYFNQTLNLFSQIGIIMLVGLVTKNGILIVEFANQRVEKENVDYMTGLIEGATARFRPILMTSLCAILGILPIAIATGAGALSRRAMGIGVVGGLFFATGLTLYVVPVMYSYFATAKKHKPKVAQSQPAAVPA, from the coding sequence ATGAGTTTATCCAGCACCAGCATCAACCGGCCGGTCCTCGCCATTGTGATGAGCTTGGTCATCATCATTTTTGGCGTTATCGGCTTTCGGTACCTGAGCATTCGCGAGTACCCGAGTGTGGACCCGCCTATTATTACGGTGTCGGCCAGCTACACCGGCGCCTCGGCCGACGTGATGCAGGGGCAGGTGACCGAGCCCCTGGAAGAAGGCATCAACGGCATTGCCGGCATCAAGAACCTGACGTCGAACAGCCGCGACGGCCGCACCCAGATTACGGTAGAGTTTGACCTCGACGCCGACCTGGAAAGCGCTGCCAACGACGTGCGCGACAAAGTCTCGAGTGCCCAGGGCCGCTTGCCGCGCGACATTGACCCGCCGGTGGTGAGCAAGGCCAACGCCGACTCCCAACCCATTGTGATGACCTACCTGAGCAGCAACAAACGCACGCTGCTGGAGCTGACGGACTACGCCAACAATACCCTGAAAGAGCGGATTCAGACCATCCCCGGCGTGTCGGAAGTGCGCGTGTACGGCGAGCGGAAGTATTCCATGCGCCTGTGGCTTGACCCGGTGAAGCTTTCCGCCCTGCGCGTGTCGCCGGTGGAAGTGCAGCAGGCCCTCACCCGCGAAAACGTGGAGCTGCCCAGCGGCTCGGTCCAGGGCCAGAGCACCCAGCTCACGCTGCGCACCATGGGCCGGCTTTCGTCGGTGGAAGACTTCAACAACCTGATTATCCGCAAGGATGCCGTCTCGCTGATTCGGTTGTCTGACATTGGCTATGCCGAGCTGTATCCGGAAAATGACCAGACCATCTTCAAGGTAAACGGCGTGCCCATGGTGGGCCTGGCCGTGATTCCGCAGCCGGGCTCCAACCAGATTGACATTGCCACGGAGTTCAACAAGCGCATCAAGATTTACGAGAAGGACTTGCCCAAGGACCTGGTGCTGAAGCCGGGTTTCGACAACTCCATCTTCATTCGCAAGTCCATCAGCGAGGTGGAGCACACCATCATCGAGGCCTTCGTGCTGGTGGTAATCATCATCTTCCTGTTTTTGCGCGACTGGCGCTCCACCATCATTCCGGTGGTGGCCATACCGGTGTCATTGGTGGGCATTTTCTTCGTGATGTACCTGCTCAATTTCTCCATCAACGTGCTGACGCTGCTGGCCATCGTGCTGGCCATTGGCCTGGTGGTCGACGATGCCATTGTAGTGCTGGAGAACATTTACTCCCGGATAGAAGACGGCGAAGATCCGAAAACGGCGGCCATCAAAGGTTCGGAGGAAATTCTGATGGCGGTGGTGAGTACCACGGTGGTGCTGGCGGCGGTGTTTTTGCCGGTGGTGTTCCTCACGGGCATCACGGGCCGCCTGTTCCGCGAGTTTGGCATTGTGGTGGCGGGCTCGGTGCTGATATCGGCCTTCGTGTCGCTCACGCTCACGCCCATGATGTGCTCTCGCCTGCTGAAGCGCGAGGAAAAGCACAACTGGTTTTACCGCAAAACCGAGCCCTTTTTCGAGAAGATGATTGGCGCCTACCAGGGCAGCCTGCAAACCTTTCTGCGCAACCGCTGGATGGCCTGGGCCATGATTGCCGTGACGGGCGGGGGCATTTGGTTTTTTATGAAAACCCTGCCCTCGGAGCTGGCCCCGATTGAGGACCGCAGCCGCATCATCGTGAATGCCACCGGGCCGGAAGGTGCTTCGTTTGAGTTCATGGACAAGTACATGGACCAGGTCACTAAGCTGGTGATGGACTCGGTGGGTGAGAAAAACCTGAGCAGCGTGTTTGCCGTGACCTCGCCGGGCTTTGCCGGCGGCTCCAACTCCGGCATTGCCCGGGTGCTGCTGGTGGAAGCCGACCAGCGCGAAAAAACGCAGGACGACATTGCCAAAAAGCTGACCAACGGCGTGAAGCGCCTGTCGGCCGCCCGCACGTCGGTGTCGCAGGACCAGAGCATTGGCTCGGGCGGCGGTGGGGGCCTGCCGGTGCAGTTCGTGGTGCAAACCCAGGACTTTGAGAAGCTGCGCACCGCGGTGCCCAAGTTTCTGGACCTGGCTCGGCAGGACCCCACCTTCCAGTTTGTGGACGTGAACCTGAAGTTCAACAAGCCCGAGCTGCGCGTCAACATTGACCGCGAAAAGGCCCAGAGCCTGGGCGTGTCGGTGCAAAGCATCTCGCAGACGCTGCAGGCGGGCCTGAGTGGGCAACGCTACGGCTACTTCATCCGCAACGGCAAGCAGTACCAGATTATCGGCCAGGTGGCCCGCGAAGACCGCAACCAGCCCCTCGACGTGCGCCTGCTGTCGGTGAAGAACGTCAAGGGCGAGCTGGTGCAACTCGACAACGTAATCCGGCTGGAGGAAAGCAGCACCCCGCCCCAGCTTTACCGCTTCAACCGCTACAACTCGGCTACGTTCTCGGCTTCGCTCGCCCCAGGCAAAACCCTCGGCGACGGCATTGCGGCCATGCGCGCCATTGCCGAGAAGAACCTCGACGACACCTTCACCACCGAGCTATCCGGCGCCTCGCGCGACTTTGAGGAAAGCTCTTCTTCGCTCCTCTTCGCCTTCGGCCTGGCCCTGGTGCTGATTTACCTGGTGCTGGCCGCGCAGTTCGAGAGCTTCCGCGACCCGGTTATCATCATGGTGACGGTGCCGCTGGCCCTTTCGGGCGCCTTGCTCAGCTTGTGGTACTTCAACCAGACGCTGAACCTGTTCTCGCAAATCGGCATCATCATGCTGGTGGGCCTTGTGACCAAGAATGGTATCCTCATCGTGGAGTTTGCCAACCAGCGCGTGGAGAAAGAGAACGTGGACTACATGACGGGTCTGATTGAAGGCGCCACGGCCCGCTTCCGCCCCATTCTGATGACTTCGCTGTGCGCCATTCTGGGCATTCTGCCCATTGCCATTGCCACGGGGGCCGGGGCGCTCAGCCGCCGCGCAATGGGCATTGGTGTGGTGGGCGGCCTGTTCTTCGCCACGGGCCTCACGCTGTATGTGGTGCCGGTGATGTACTCCTACTTTGCTACGGCGAAGAAGCACAAGCCGAAAGTGGCCCAAAGCCAGCCTGCAGCGGTGCCTGCTTAG
- a CDS encoding 1,4-beta-xylanase, translating to MKKKALLFLLMLLAYSGSYAQKTKVKIKGPASVATVQDQRWSIEKANAWYKTHPWMSGANFTPSTAINQLEMWQAATFDPTTIDRELGWAEGIGFNTMRVFLHSLAWQQDPKGFKQRVNQYLEIANKHHIQTILVFFDDCWNKLPQPGPQPAPKTGVHNSGWMQDPGDVISRDSSKFIALKPYVQDVLRSFAHDQRILLWDLFNEPGNSDKLNTSLPLVRNVFAWARAVGPDQPLSMGLWNWGFEALNQYQALHSDVITYHCYDETPAHERIIELLETHGRPLVCTEYMARPRNSRFATIMPLLKKQNVGAINWGLVDGKTNTKYQWDVPIADGSEPVEWFHEVFRKDGTPYRQDETDFIKKMNGK from the coding sequence ATGAAAAAAAAGGCACTCCTGTTTCTGCTGATGCTCTTGGCCTACAGCGGCTCCTACGCTCAGAAAACGAAGGTAAAAATCAAAGGGCCCGCGAGCGTGGCCACCGTGCAAGACCAGCGGTGGTCCATCGAAAAGGCCAACGCCTGGTACAAGACGCACCCCTGGATGAGCGGCGCCAACTTCACGCCCAGCACGGCAATCAACCAGCTGGAAATGTGGCAGGCCGCTACCTTCGACCCCACCACCATCGACCGGGAATTGGGCTGGGCCGAGGGCATTGGCTTCAACACCATGCGCGTATTTCTACACAGCCTGGCCTGGCAGCAGGACCCCAAGGGCTTCAAGCAGCGCGTAAACCAGTACCTGGAGATTGCCAACAAGCACCACATCCAAACCATCCTGGTGTTCTTCGACGACTGCTGGAACAAGCTGCCGCAGCCCGGCCCCCAGCCCGCCCCCAAAACCGGCGTCCACAACTCGGGCTGGATGCAGGACCCCGGCGACGTGATTTCGCGCGATTCGAGCAAGTTCATCGCCCTGAAGCCCTACGTGCAGGACGTGCTCCGCAGCTTTGCCCACGACCAGCGCATCCTGCTCTGGGACCTGTTCAACGAGCCCGGCAACTCCGACAAGCTCAACACCTCGCTGCCGCTGGTGCGCAACGTCTTTGCCTGGGCCCGCGCCGTGGGCCCCGACCAGCCCCTGAGCATGGGCCTCTGGAACTGGGGCTTTGAAGCCCTGAACCAGTACCAAGCCCTGCATTCGGACGTCATTACCTACCACTGCTACGACGAGACGCCGGCCCACGAGCGCATTATTGAGCTGCTGGAAACCCACGGCCGGCCGCTGGTGTGCACCGAATACATGGCCCGGCCCCGCAACAGCCGCTTCGCCACCATCATGCCCCTGCTCAAAAAGCAGAACGTGGGCGCCATCAACTGGGGCTTGGTCGATGGCAAAACCAACACCAAGTACCAGTGGGACGTGCCCATTGCCGACGGCAGCGAGCCCGTGGAATGGTTTCACGAGGTGTTCCGAAAAGATGGCACCCCCTACCGCCAAGATGAAACGGACTTTATCAAGAAAATGAACGGGAAGTAG
- a CDS encoding TolC family protein translates to MKRFTLLLLSLLPLAGQAQVKVSTARPRQLAKPTSVAAATPLSLQEAIAEALQHNFGILLARQDANIAGNNVTRGNAGQLPSITGNLTRTFNNNNINQKFGENDPRIVNGATSNAFNTNVTLGWTIFDGLGMFIAYDRLKTLREQQQQITRATVEETVEDVTNAYYDVVRQAGKITSLEAALKIGQARIDLTKAQVDVGVSAKVEVLTAQVDYNADRSQFLQQQQALAAAKITLNNLMGRSPRLDFSPSDSLTVSRDLREDAVVEGIKTRNPRLAQARLGTDVATYNRKLVRASRFPRIGLVSGYGLTRNINNAAFAGTVLTSSTNQVQGLNYGVTASVPIFNGFNLRRQEQNARVVEEQSQLSLSQTSLQLDADAATAFAQYQNYLQLLELEEANIQLARQNVDIALERYRLGLLTPLALREAQRNELDAETRLLDIRYAAKQAETQLRRLSGDLVQGQ, encoded by the coding sequence ATGAAACGCTTTACGCTCCTCCTTCTTTCCTTACTTCCGCTGGCGGGCCAGGCCCAGGTAAAAGTGTCCACCGCGCGGCCCCGGCAGCTTGCCAAGCCCACCAGCGTGGCGGCGGCCACTCCCCTTTCGCTGCAGGAGGCTATTGCCGAAGCCCTGCAGCACAACTTTGGCATTTTGCTGGCGCGGCAGGATGCCAATATTGCCGGCAACAACGTGACGCGCGGCAACGCCGGCCAGCTGCCCAGCATCACCGGCAACCTGACCCGAACGTTCAACAATAACAACATCAACCAGAAGTTTGGCGAAAACGACCCGCGCATCGTGAACGGGGCCACGTCCAATGCCTTCAACACAAACGTGACATTGGGCTGGACCATTTTCGATGGCCTGGGCATGTTCATCGCCTATGACCGGCTGAAAACCCTGCGCGAGCAGCAGCAGCAAATCACGCGCGCCACGGTGGAGGAAACGGTGGAAGACGTGACCAACGCCTACTACGACGTGGTGCGGCAGGCCGGCAAAATCACCTCCCTGGAAGCCGCGCTCAAAATTGGCCAAGCGCGCATCGATCTTACCAAGGCCCAGGTAGACGTGGGCGTGAGCGCCAAGGTGGAAGTGCTGACGGCCCAGGTGGACTACAACGCCGACCGCAGCCAGTTTTTGCAGCAGCAGCAGGCGCTGGCGGCCGCCAAAATCACCCTCAACAACCTGATGGGCCGCAGCCCCCGCCTCGACTTCTCGCCCTCTGACAGCCTGACCGTGTCGCGCGACCTGCGCGAAGACGCCGTGGTAGAAGGCATCAAAACCCGCAACCCGCGCCTGGCCCAGGCCCGCCTCGGCACCGACGTGGCCACCTACAACCGCAAGCTGGTGCGGGCGTCGCGCTTTCCTCGAATTGGGCTGGTTTCGGGCTACGGCCTCACCCGCAACATCAACAACGCAGCCTTTGCCGGCACCGTCCTCACCAGCAGCACCAACCAGGTGCAGGGCCTGAACTACGGCGTCACTGCGTCGGTGCCCATTTTCAACGGCTTCAACCTGCGCCGCCAGGAACAGAACGCCCGGGTGGTAGAAGAGCAAAGCCAGCTCAGCCTGAGCCAAACCAGCCTGCAGCTCGACGCCGACGCCGCTACCGCCTTTGCGCAGTACCAGAACTACCTGCAGCTGCTCGAGCTCGAAGAAGCCAATATCCAGCTGGCGCGCCAGAACGTGGACATTGCCCTGGAGCGCTACCGCCTGGGCCTGCTCACGCCCCTGGCCCTGCGCGAAGCCCAGCGCAACGAGTTGGACGCCGAAACCCGCCTGCTCGACATCCGCTACGCCGCCAAGCAGGCCGAAACCCAGCTCCGGCGCCTGAGCGGCGATTTGGTGCAGGGGCAGTAA